The region TGACGAAGTGGTGCAGATTGTGGATGGTGCTCAGGTGGTAAGCCAGGATCTCGCGGGCCAGAAACAGATGCCGCAGGTAGGCCCGGGAGAAGGTGCGGCAGGTGTAGCAGCTGCAGAGCGGGTCCACCGGCCCGGGGTCGGCCGCGTATTTGGCGTTCTTTATAACAAGCCGGCCGGAGGAAGTAAAGAGCATTCCGTTACGGGCGTTCCGGGTGGGCATGACGCAGTCAAACATGTCCACGCCCCGGTAGACCGCCTCCACCAGATCCTCCGGCCGGCCGATACCCATGACGTAGACCGGCCGCTCCTGGGGCAACAAAGGGACCGTCTCGGCGATGAGCCGGTACATCAGCTCCGGGGGCTCGCCCACGGACAGGCCGCCCAGGGCGTAGCCGTCAAAGCCCAGGGCCACCAGCTCTGCGGCTGCCTGGGCACGCAGCTCCGGATAGACGCCGCCCTGGACGATACCGAACAGGAGCTGGTCGGTCCGGGTACGGCTGGCCAGGGAGCGCTCGGCCCAACGGCCGGTGAGGCTGGTGGCGGCCTCGGCCTCCTGGCGGCTGGCCGGATAGGGGATGCAGGTGTCCAGGGCCATGATGATGTCCGCGCCCAAGGCCTCCTGGATGGCGATGGCCCCTTCCGGTGACAGGAAAAGCGAGGCGCCGTTGAGGTGGGAGCGGAACCTGGCCCCGTCCTCGCTGATCTTGACGTTGGCGGCCAGACTGAAGATCTGGAAGCCGCCGCTGTCGGTCAGGATTGGGCCCGGCCAGGCCATGAAGGCGTGCAGCCCCCCCAGCTTTCGGATCAGCTCCTGACCGGGACGGATATGGAGATGATAGGTGTTGGCGAGCACGATTTCAGCTCCCAGGGCGGTGAGGTCCCGGGGGCTGATGGCCTTCACCGAGGCCTGGGTGCCCACTGGCATGAAGACCGGTGTGCCGATGGCGCCATGGGCAGTCAGGATCTCGCCCGTGCGGGCGGCACACTCTGAGGAGCGGTGCCGCAGCCGAAAAGGGGGGGGAGGGCAGGAAACCATTTTTTGCATTTCGCGATTGTCAATATTCAATTAAGTTATTAGCGCTCAGAAATTGGTCAAGAATCGCGGGTGCTTTTCGTTGTCAACCATCTTCGGCCAGATAACCTCCCAACCCCACAGGCATTCCCGAGAAGGAACCAGCATGGCTGTCCAGAGCAACGATCCCATCTACCCGATCAGCGTCGCCGCGAAACTCCTGGGCGTCCACCCCCGTACCATCCGCATCTACGAGGACGAAGGTCTGATCAAGCCGGCCCGCCTCGGCCAGAAGCGTTACTTCTCCAACGACGACGTGGAATGGATCCGGTGCATCCGTCATCTCATCCACGATCAGGGCATCAGCATCCCGGGCATCAAGAAGCTTCTGGAGCTGACCCCCTGCTGGGAGATCAAGGACTGCCCCACCGAGAAGCGCGAGAGCTGCTCCGCCTATGTGGACCGCTCCATCCCCTGCTGGCAACGGGCCTGCACCGCCTGCCGCCGGGAGGCCAAGGCGTGCGAGCACTGCGAGATCTACCGCAAAGCGGCGCAGGAGACCCAGGGTGTCGCCGCCGCCCGCAAGGCCGTCGCCGCCCGGGCCTGATCTTCCCGCCACCGCGGCAAGCAGCAACCGCTGCTGCCAGGCTGGCAGGGCAAGTCTCCGCACGGGCTATTGCCCGGCCCGCAGGGACTCCACCAGCTCCGGCGTGATCTCGGCAAAGCCCAGCACGCGCTTGCCCTTGTGATCGGCCCGGAAGCTCTCCGCCGCCGCCCGTGTCCCGAAGGGAATGAGCTCGTGGCCCATGGGCCCCAGGGTGTCGCTGCCCAGCACATACCAGGCCAGGCGGCCGTCCACCCACGCCAGGGTGTAATAATCCTTGACCCAGATCTCCAGGGGCTGGCCGCCGGTCTTGTCGCCATACCGGCCAGGCTCCCCGAGATAGACGGCCATATCCTTCACCCCGTCAAAGTAGGCCACCGAGCCGTCCCTGTGGCGAACCTGGGCCTGCCAGACCGGATACTTGGCCACGAACATGCCGCAGACCGGACACCTGGCCCTTTCCGGCGCCAGGGCCGGCTCGGCGGCAGCCATGCCGATGGAGACAAGAGCCCCCAGAATCCCAAGGAAGATGCCATGCAGCCGCCGCACCATGTCCATTCCCCCCTCACGCGCGCGTGGTGATCCCCGAGGCCTGCCGGGTGCCGCCCATCCTAGCCCGGAGCCGCCGCTTGCGCAAGGCAGACGGGCCGCCCGCCTGCGCTTGCCATTTCGCCTTGCCTTGGGGTACGATCCAATGATGAGTCAACAGGCTGAGGAATCTGCCGGGAAACCGCCTGGTTGTGGCCGGAAGGCCCGTCACGCCCCTTGCGCTCGATCTTGAGGAGGTGATCATGAGACAAGCCGCGGTGCTCCTGTCTGTCCTTGTCGCCGTCCTGCTGGCCGGGCCGGGGCGTCCGGCGCCGGCCATCGCCCAGGATGCCAGCCGGCCCTTGGTGATCGGGCTTCTGCCCGAGCTCAATGTCTTCGCGCAGATGGAGCGGTTCCGGCCCCTGGCTGCCTACCTGGGGCCACGCCTGGGCCGACCGGTGCAGCTCACCATGCTCAGCCGCTACGGCAACATCATTGACCGGCTCCGGGACGGGGAGGTGGACGGTGCCTTCCTGGGCTCCTTCACTGGCGCCCTGGCTATTGCTCAGCTCCATGTGGAGCCCCTGGCCCGACCGGTGAATCTGGACGGCACCTCCACGTACACCGGTCTCCTCTTCGTTCGCCGGGCCAGCGGCATCCATTCCATTGCCGACATGAAGGGCAAGAGCCTGGCCCTGGTGGAGCGGGCCACCACGGCCGGCTATGTCTTCCCGCTGGCCTTCGTGCGCTCCCAGGGCATCCCCAGCCTGGAGGATCACTTCCGGGAAATCTTCTTTGCCGGCAGCCATGACGCGGCCATCCAGGCGGTCCTGGACGGCCGGGCCGACGTGGGGGCCGCCAAGAATACCATCTTCCAGCGCCTGCGGCTCGCCGCTCCAGCCCTGGACGAGCGGCTGACCGTCCTGGCCGAATCGGCACCCGTGCCCTCCAACGGCCTGTGCGTCAAGCCCGAGGTGCCCGCTGCCGACAAGAGCCGTCTGAAGTCCCTGCTCCTGGGCCTGGACATGGATCCGGACGGCCGCGAGACGCTGGCGGCTCTGGGAGCGCTGCGCTTCCTGGCCACCAGCGCCGACGACTACCAGCCGGTGCGCCAGCTGACCCATGAGGCTGGCCTCCGGCTTGCGGACTACCAGTACCACAACGAATGATCCGCATCATTGTCGGCTCCTTTGCCGTCATCTTCGCCCTCTTCCTGGGCGGCTCCGGGCTCATGCTCCGGCAGCTGGCGGACTCCACCGACCGACTACGCACCCTGATCGTGCTGCACGAGATCGAGGATCTGCGCCAGGACCTGGCCGAGCACGTCCAGAATATCCGCTACGTCATCCGTTCCACCCCGGCTGAATTCACCACCCACCTGGACAGCGTCATCGACAGCGTCCGGGGCATGAGCCAGGCCATGGCCCACTGCCACGACTGCCATCATGGGGCCAGTGTCCAGGAGGAGCTCGATTATACGAGCCAGCTGGTGGCGGATCT is a window of Thermodesulfobacteriota bacterium DNA encoding:
- the tgt gene encoding tRNA guanosine(34) transglycosylase Tgt, whose product is MVSCPPPPFRLRHRSSECAARTGEILTAHGAIGTPVFMPVGTQASVKAISPRDLTALGAEIVLANTYHLHIRPGQELIRKLGGLHAFMAWPGPILTDSGGFQIFSLAANVKISEDGARFRSHLNGASLFLSPEGAIAIQEALGADIIMALDTCIPYPASRQEAEAATSLTGRWAERSLASRTRTDQLLFGIVQGGVYPELRAQAAAELVALGFDGYALGGLSVGEPPELMYRLIAETVPLLPQERPVYVMGIGRPEDLVEAVYRGVDMFDCVMPTRNARNGMLFTSSGRLVIKNAKYAADPGPVDPLCSCYTCRTFSRAYLRHLFLAREILAYHLSTIHNLHHFVRLVQEMRAAIVADRFAAFRAEFYARRGPAADIAEEDPEAPRSRQSPGSSCVPMRTLVCEEQPCTE
- a CDS encoding MerR family transcriptional regulator; this encodes MAVQSNDPIYPISVAAKLLGVHPRTIRIYEDEGLIKPARLGQKRYFSNDDVEWIRCIRHLIHDQGISIPGIKKLLELTPCWEIKDCPTEKRESCSAYVDRSIPCWQRACTACRREAKACEHCEIYRKAAQETQGVAAARKAVAARA
- a CDS encoding nitrous oxide reductase accessory protein NosL → MDMVRRLHGIFLGILGALVSIGMAAAEPALAPERARCPVCGMFVAKYPVWQAQVRHRDGSVAYFDGVKDMAVYLGEPGRYGDKTGGQPLEIWVKDYYTLAWVDGRLAWYVLGSDTLGPMGHELIPFGTRAAAESFRADHKGKRVLGFAEITPELVESLRAGQ
- a CDS encoding phosphate/phosphite/phosphonate ABC transporter substrate-binding protein; translated protein: MRQAAVLLSVLVAVLLAGPGRPAPAIAQDASRPLVIGLLPELNVFAQMERFRPLAAYLGPRLGRPVQLTMLSRYGNIIDRLRDGEVDGAFLGSFTGALAIAQLHVEPLARPVNLDGTSTYTGLLFVRRASGIHSIADMKGKSLALVERATTAGYVFPLAFVRSQGIPSLEDHFREIFFAGSHDAAIQAVLDGRADVGAAKNTIFQRLRLAAPALDERLTVLAESAPVPSNGLCVKPEVPAADKSRLKSLLLGLDMDPDGRETLAALGALRFLATSADDYQPVRQLTHEAGLRLADYQYHNE